A single genomic interval of Lathyrus oleraceus cultivar Zhongwan6 chromosome 7, CAAS_Psat_ZW6_1.0, whole genome shotgun sequence harbors:
- the LOC127100429 gene encoding uncharacterized protein LOC127100429 isoform X6, with translation MPSKESKITGIPGPKSNVSANATTTRSGMLSSGSSKRNQNAHPSLPKNPTPSIPSLSKNPTPSIPRMSKNPTPSISSLSKNPTYVPSIPKVDMADKCSVSRSLTKQAGKLSDTPVSILRPPSRMDQTTHQTGTIKSSGLRKPSPSIGFFSQVKASGSHSLQKSSIPCKPSESNIPKLRKLGTVSVKEARSKIVKGAAKNRTKELSHSDVNSEAIVPIDNKQKAGVEVDFDSSSFEIISKQAEVENILDDVILKSKEQGELHENEIISSMENMVLPTHEKEFLTKSQTHEQLEKDADHTLEKMSDTNELSLSDVKPEAIVQIDNKQMAGVEVDCDSSIFEIISKQAEVENILDDVILKSKEQGELHENEIISSMENMVLPTREKEFLTKSQTHEQLEKEADHTLEKVSDTKELSLSDVKPEAIMQIDNKQMAGVEVDCDSSVFEIISKQAEVENILDDVILKSKEQGELHENEIISSMENMVLPTHEKEFLTKSQTHEQLEKEADHTLEKVSDTKELSLSDVKPEAIVQIDNKQMAGVEVDCDSSVFEIISKQAEVENILDDVILKSKEQGELHENEIISSMENMVLPTHEKEFLTKSQTHEQLEKEADHTLEKVSDTKELSLSDVKPEAIVQIDNKQMPGVEGDCDSSIFEIISKQAEVENILDDVILKSKEQGELHENEIISSMENMVIPTHENELLKKSQTHEQLEKEADHTLDNKLYDVTSNGDRSSYQEPQSTLFPIMQRTSNTVQNTIGQDEDDQIKGPTGDIPPFKESLILQAEFSGEFKGYKSAKTALLNSSLDDFCKTVPEGSKQGTPCKNTEQVNCGADEFGRYEGDAQGHLLNESLIINCKKTTQSNLDAVSQQLQADQPKALNPSGVEEIGPEKENISDMNSSQPVHVTSLFSKGSPENSILGINDASEDESKIIEIKDCQLPVDDQLGFILRSPVDKECDQVIDSKAIRDRTPEFELDRLSENCITVSASSLADDNNINEDSYLPGFQKSSAVVAVNSQDVHLDSDFLPKVIVSSTEIKEQNLVEDAFEGCGFHSNEHNATNHHIEDMSVNIEGNHDVDGKVELLQINDVDEKAEFLQINDVDEKMELLQINDVEDGNHDVDEKVELLQINDVEDGNHVVLQIKDVDEKVELLQINDVEDENHDVDEKVELLQINGAEDGNRDVDEKVELLQINDVDEMVELLQINDVDEKVELLQLNDVEDGNHDVDEKVELLQINGAEDGNRDVDEKVELLQINGAEDKNRDVDEKVELLQINNVDEKVELLQINDVEDGNHDVDEKVELLRINGAEDGNCDLDENVDLLQINDVDEKVEHLQINDVDEKVEILQINDVEDGNHDVDGKVELLQIIGAEDGNRDLDEKVELLQINDVDEKVELLQINDVDEKVELLQINDVDEKVELLQINDVDKTVELLQINDVEDGNHDVDEKAELLQINGAEDGNHDVDEKVELLQINGAEDGNHDVDEKVELLQINGADDGNCDVDEKVELLQINDVDEKVELLQINDVEDGNHDVDEKVELLQINGAEDGNHDVEDKVELLQINDAEEGLSDILPLVETQLNMNFFSSEFDSSIEVSEDPFSTAVSLICEKQCSLSENSKLLSSDMLVNKDGNQGVDEKVELLQINGAEEGSLDISPSVEIQLENVISAEFDSSTKVSEDPCLLSEKSKLLASENSIFNATIPQGSEVSSMKLNENAISAELGSSIDVSEGPCLLSEKSKLLASENSIFNATIPEGSEVSSVKLNRNAISADLDSSIQVSEGPFTSAVAWKSEEQCLLSEKSKLLDSDNSIFIETILQGNEVGSVNSESLSDAAVTTVFENDKSPNTDMASQSKDKIDFPEEDNGKIIHLEIDATKTKQEVPIAKPPLNVAPFTEEWLAAIEAAGEEILMMKSGAVQNSPPDKVQNEPNPWSPVKKNQEIGPFDCTKITKHNIQSSDPS, from the exons ATGCCGAGTAAAGAGTCAAAAATCACTGGGATACCAGGACCAAAATCCAATGTTTCTGCAAATGCAACTACCACTAGGAGTGGAATGTTGAGCTCAGGTTCCTCAAAAAGAAATCAGAATGCACATCCTA GCCTGCCAAAAAATCCTACGCCAAGCATCCCTAGCCTATCAAAAAATCCTACGCCAAGCATCCCTCGCATGTCAAAAAATCCTACACCAAGCATCTCTAGCCTGTCAAAAAATCCTACATATGTTCCAAGCATCCCTAAAGTTGATATGGCTGACAAGTGTTCTGTTAGTAGAAGTCTTACCAAGCAGGCTGGAAAACTTTCG GATACCCCAGTTTCCATACTACGTCCACCATCCAGAATGGATCAAACAACGCATCAAACAGGGACAATAAAATCATCAGGCCTACGGAAGCCATCTCCCTCCATTGGTTTCTTTTCTCAG GTAAAAGCTTCCGGTTCACACAGCTTGCAGAAAAGCTCCATACCCTGCAAACCTTCAGAGAGTAACATTCCTAAACTAAGGAAGTTGGGAACAGTTTCTGTTAAAGAAGCAAGGTCCAAAATTGTCAAAGGGGCAGCAAAGAATCGTACTAAGGAATTAAGCCATTCAGATGTCAACTCAGAAGCAATTGTGCCAATAGACAATAAGCAGAAGGCTGGTGTAGAAGTGGATTTTGATTCTTCTAGTTTTGAAATAATAAGTAAGCAAGCAGAGGTTGAAAACATTCTTGATGATGTCATCTTAAAATCTAAGGAGCAAGGAGAACTACATGAAAATGAGATCATTTCAAGCATGGAGAACATGGTATTACCTACACATGAAAAGGAATTTCTTACGAAGAGTCAGACACACGAGCAGTTGGAGAAAGACGCTGACCACACTCTGGAGAAAATGTCAGACACTAATGAATTAAGCCTTTCAGATGTCAAGCCAGAAGCAATCGTGCAAATAGACAATAAGCAGATGGCTGGTGTAGAAGTGGATTGTGATTCTTCGATTTTTGAAATAATAAGTAAGCAAGCAGAGGTTGAAAACATTCTTGATGATGTCATCTTAAAATCCAAGGAACAAGGAGAACTACATGAAAATGAGATCATTTCTAGCATGGAGAACATGGTATTACCTACACGTGAAAAGGAATTTCTTACAAAGAGTCAGACACATGAGCAGTTGGAGAAAGAGGCTGACCACACTCTGGAGAAAGTGTCAGACACTAAGGAATTAAGCCTTTCAGACGTCAAGCCAGAAGCAATCATGCAAATAGACAATAAGCAGATGGCTGGTGTAGAAGTGGATTGTGATTCTTCGGTTTTTGAAATAATAAGTAAGCAAGCAGAGGTTGAAAACATTCTTGATGATGTCATCTTAAAATCTAAGGAGCAAGGAGAACTACATGAAAATGAGATCATTTCAAGCATGGAGAACATGGTATTACCTACACATGAAAAGGAATTTCTTACGAAGAGTCAGACACATGAGCAGTTGGAGAAAGAGGCTGACCACACTCTGGAGAAAGTGTCAGACACTAAGGAATTAAGCCTTTCAGATGTCAAGCCAGAAGCAATCGTGCAAATAGACAATAAGCAGATGGCTGGTGTAGAAGTGGATTGTGATTCTTCGGTTTTTGAAATAATAAGTAAGCAAGCAGAGGTTGAAAACATTCTTGATGATGTTATCTTAAAATCCAAGGAACAAGGAGAACTACATGAAAATGAGATCATTTCTAGCATGGAGAACATGGTATTACCTACACATGAAAAGGAATTTCTTACAAAGAGTCAGACACATGAGCAGTTGGAGAAAGAGGCTGACCACACTCTGGAGAAAGTGTCAGACACTAAGGAATTAAGCCTTTCAGATGTCAAGCCAGAAGCAATCGTGCAAATAGACAATAAGCAGATGCCTGGTGTAGAAGGGGATTGTGATTCTTCGATTTTTGAAATAATAAGTAAGCAAGCAGAGGTTGAAAACATTCTTGATGATGTCATCTTAAAATCCAAGGAGCAAGGAGAACTACATGAAAATGAGATCATTTCTAGCATGGAGAACATGGTAATACCTACACATGAGAATGAACTTCTTAAAAAGAGTCAGACACATGAGCAGTTGGAGAAAGAGGCCGACCACACTCTGGATAACAAGTTATATGATGTTACGTCAAATGGGGACCGGTCTTCATATCAGGAACCACAGTCTACGCTCTTTCCTATCATGCAGAGAACTTCTAATACTGTGCAGAATACCATAGGACAAGATGAAGATGATCAAATCAAAGGGCCCACCGGTGACATTCCGCCTTTCAAGGAAAGTTTGATACTACAGGCAGAGTTTTCAGGAGAGTTTAAGGGATACAAGAGTGCCAAGACTGCACTTTTAAATTCTAGCCTTGATGATTTTTGCAAAACTGTCCCCGAAGGATCTAAACAAGGAACCCCGTGTAAGAATACTGAACAGGTAAATTGTGGTGCTGATGAATTTGGTAGATATGAAGGAGATGCACAGGGGCATTTATTGAACGAGAGTCTCATAATCAATTGCAAAAAAACCACCCAAAGTAATTTAGACGCAGTTAGTCAGCAGTTACAGGCAGACCAACCCAAGGCTCTAAATCCTAGTGGTGTAGAAGAAATTGGACCGGAAAAAGAAAATATCTCTGATATGAACAGTTCTCAGCCAGTTCATGTGACGAGCTTATTTTCCAAAGGTTCTCCTGAAAATTCCATACTAGGAATCAATGACGCTTCTGAGGATGAATCTAAAATAATTGAGATCAAAGACTGTCAGCTTCCTGTAGATGATCAATTAGGTTTCATCCTGAGAAGCCCAGTGGATAAGGAATGTGACCAGGTTATTGACTCAAAAGCAATCCGTGATAGAACTCCGGAGTTTGAATTGGATAGGTTGAGTGAAAATTGTATAACTGTTTCAGCATCTTCATTGGCAGATGATAATAACATAAATGAAGATTCCTATCTTCCTGGGTTTCAAAAGTCTAGTGCTGTTGTTGCTGTAAATTCCCAGGATGTTCACTTGGATAGTGACTTTCTGCCAAAAGTTATTGTTTCATCTACAGAAATCAAGGAGCAAAATTTAGTTGAGGATGCATTTGAAGGATGCGGGTTCCATAGCAATGAGCACAATGCTACCAATCATCATATTGAAGATATGTCTGTAAACATAGAGGGAAATCATGATGTCGATGGAAAGGTGGAACTTCTGCAAATCAATGATGTGGATGAAAAGGCGGAATTTTTGCAAATCAATGATGTGGATGAAAAGATGGAACTCTTGCAAATCAATGATGTAGAAGATGGAAATCATGATGTGGATGAAAAGGTGGAACTTTTGCAAATCAATGATGTAGAAGATGGAAATCATGTTGTGTTGCAAATCAAGGATGTGGATGAAAAGGTGGAACTTTTGCAAATCAATGATGTAGAAGATGAAAATCATGATGTGGATGAAAAGGTGGAACTCTTGCAAATCAATGGTGCAGAAGATGGAAATCGTGATGTGGACGAAAAGGTGGAACTTTTGCAAATAAATGATGTGGACGAAATGGTGGAACTTTTGCAAATCAATGATGTGGATGAAAAGGTGGAACTTTTGCAACTCAATGATGTAGAAGATGGAAATCATGACGTGGATGAAAAGGTGGAACTCTTGCAAATCAACGGGGCGGAAGATGGAAATCGTGATGTGGATGAAAAGGTGGAACTTTTGCAAATCAATGGTGCAGAAGATAAAAATCGTGATGTGGATGAAAAGGTGGAACTTTTGCAAATCAATAATGTAGATGAAAAGGTGGAACTTTTGCAAATCAATGATGTGGAAGATGGAAATCATGATGTGGATGAAAAGGTGGAACTCTTGCGAATCAATGGTGCAGAAGATGGAAATTGTGATTTGGATGAAAATGTGGATCTTTTGCAGATCAATGATGTGGATGAAAAGGTGGAACATTTGCAAATCAATGATGTGGATGAAAAGGTGGAAATTTTGCAAATCAATGATGTAGAAGATGGAAATCATGATGTGGATGGAAAGGTGGAACTCTTGCAAATCATTGGTGCAGAAGATGGAAATCGTGATTTGGATGAAAAGGTGGAACTTTTGCAAATCAATGATGTGGATGAAAAGGTGGAACTTTTGCAAATTAATGATGTGGATGAAAAG GTGGAACTTTTGCAAATCAATGATGTGGATGAAAAGGTGGAACTTTTGCAAATTAATGATGTGGATAAAACGGTGGAACTTTTGCAAATCAATGATGTAGAAGATGGAAATCATGACGTGGATGAAAAGGCGGAACTCTTGCAAATCAATGGTGCAGAAGATGGAAATCATGATGTGGATGAAAAGGTGGAACTCTTGCAAATCAATGGTGCAGAAGATGGAAATCATGATGTGGATGAAAAGGTGGAACTGTTGCAAATCAATGGTGCAGACGATGGAAATTGTGATGTGGACGAAAAGGTGGAACTTTTGCAAATCAATGATGTGGATGAAAAGGTGGAACTTTTGCAAATCAACGATGTAGAAGATGGAAATCATGATGTGGATGAAAAGGTGGAACTCTTGCAAATCAATGGTGCAGAAGATGGAAATCATGATGTGGAAGACAAGGTTGAACTTTTGCAAATCAATGATGCTGAAGAAGGTTTGTCGGATATACTGCCTTTAGTTGAAACTCAACTCAATATGAACTTTTTTTCTTCTGAATTTGACTCTTCTATTGAAGTGAGTGAAGATCCCTTTTCAACTGCAGTTTCTTTGATATGTGAGAAGCAGTGTAGTTTAAGTGAAAATTCAAAGTTACTAAGTTCAGATATGCTTGTAAACAAAGATGGAAATCAAGGTGTCGATGAAAAAGTGGAACTTTTGCAAATCAACGGTGCAGAAGAAGGTTCATTAGATATATCTCCTTCAGTTGAAATTCAACTCGAGAATGTTATTTCTGCTGAATTTGATTCTTCTACTAAAGTGAGTGAAGATCCATGTCTTTTAAgtgaaaaatcaaaattattAGCTTCAGAGAATTCAATCTTCAATGCAACAATCCCACAAGGCAGCGAAGTTAGTTCAATGAAACTCAATGAGAACGCTATTTCTGCTGAATTAGGTTCTTCTATTGATGTGAGTGAAGGCCCCTGTCTTTTAAgtgaaaaatcaaaattattAGCTTCAGAGAATTCAATCTTCAACGCAACAATCCCAGAAGGCAGCGAAGTTAGTTCAGTGAAACTCAATAGGAATGCTATTTCTGCTGATTTAGATTCTTCTATTCAAGTGAGTGAAGGCCCCTTTACTAGTGCAGTTGCTTGGAAATCTGAGGAGCAATGTCTTTTAAGTGAAAAATCGAAGTTACTAGATTCAGATAATTCAATCTTCATTGAAACAATCCTACAAGGTAATGAAGTTGGTTCAGTGAACAGTGAAAGTTTATCAGATGCAGCTGTAACTACTGTCTTTGAGAATGATAAGTCTCCTAATACTGACATGGCAAGTCAGTCAAAAGACAAAATCGACTTTCCAGAAGAAGACAACGGCAAAATAATTCATCT CGAAATAGATGCAACTAAAACCAAGCAGGAAGTTCCGATAGCGAAGCCTCCACTGAATGTTGCTCCCTTTACTGAGGAATGGTTAGCTGCAATAGAAGCAGCTGGAGAG GAGATTTTAATGATGAAGAGTGGCGCTGTACAAAACTCTCCTCCTGACAAAGTCCAGAATGAACCGAACCCTTGGTCACCG GtgaagaaaaatcaagagatTGGACCATTTGATTGTACTAAAATAACCAAACATAACATCCAGAGTTCCGATCCATCGTGA